ACGGAAGCAGCGGCTCCGCCCAGGGGAACACGTACTGGAAGAGCACGTAGACCGCCGCGAGGATCAGTACGAGCGAGATGATCGCCCGCACCCACGCATTGCCCGGCAGATGCCGCCAGATCCAGCCGTACATGACGTCTGCCGGTCCTTCCGTGAGTTCTGTGGTGCTGTGGTCCCGATGGTCCTCGACGGCACCAGGGTAAAGGGCGAAGGCGCCCGGTTGGGTCAGCTGTTCAAAGCCGCGGGTCTGCCCTTCGTCACAGGCTGGGTGGCGTCGAGATGGGCCCAGACGATCAGCCGGTGGCTGCTGCCCCACTCGGGCTCGCAGGTCGTCAGTGTCAGGTAGCGGCCGGGGCCGTCGAATCCGGACTTGCGCGGCACCGGGTCGATCACGCCGGTGTCGGTGGGCACGGTGCGGTACGGCTTCTTCGTGATCCGGTACGTGAACCAGGTCGTCCCGTCCGTCAGGACGACCGCGTCCCCGGTGCGGAGCTTCGGGACGTCCTTGAAGGGGTCCCCGTACGTGCGGCGGTGGCCGGCGACCGCGAAGTTGCCGGTGTCGCCGAGGCGGGCGGAGCCGGTGTAGTGGCCGAGGCCCTTCTTGAGCGTGCCGGCCTTCGTGCCCTCCAGGACCGGCCAGTCCCAGTCCGCCCCGAAGCGGGGGACGTACATGACGGCGAGGCCCTTGCCGTCACGGTACGCGGGCGGCGGCGGGGTCGCGGGCGCCCGGGGGCTTCCGGCGGTGGGCACCGGGGGGAGCACGGCCTCGCGGCCGACCCATTCGTCCTGCAGGAGCCGGATCTGGCCGTCCATGGCCGCCTCGGCCTTCACGCCGGTCCAGAACATCAGGTAGCAGACGAAGAGGACGATCACCGTCCCGGCGGTGATGCACAGCTCGCTGAAGGTCCTCACGATCAGTCGTACCGACAGCACCACCGGACCCCCAGGGGATGCGCGCCCGAGCGGCCTCGCGTCAGCGGCTCGGCTTGGCGTAGTGGAGATCCACTGTGCCGGAGTAGCCCGGCAGAGTCACCGTCTCGTGCTCGTCGACTTTCCAGCCGAGGCCGTAGGCCTTCACGTACAGCTGGTAGTTCTGCAGCGCAGGGGAGGCGTTCAGCGCCTTGTCGAGCGCGGCCCGGTCGCCCACGGCGGTGATCTTGTACGGGGGCGAGTAGACGCGGCCCTGGAGGATCAGGGTGTTGCCGACGCAGCGCACGGCGCTGGTCGAGATGAGCCGCTGGTCCATGACCTTGACGCCGGTGGCGCCGCCCTTCCACAGGGCGTTCACGACGGCCTGGAGGTCCTGCTGGTGGATGACCAGGTCGTTGGCCTGGGGTTCCGGGTAGCCGGGGGCCGCCTGGGCGTTCGGCGGGGCGTCGTCGAGCGTGACGGTCAGGCCCGGGCCGGTGACCTTCGTGGTGCCGGCCGCGGCCTCCAGGGCGTGCAGCTTCGCGTCCTCGGCCGTGGTGGAGCCGTCGTCGCGGCGGGCGAGGGCGTCGACCTGGTCGCGTACGGCGGCGGTCGACTCGTCGAGCTCCCCGTTGCGGTGGCTGCGCTCCTCGATCAGGTCGGACAGGCGCAGCAGCGAGGCGTCCGTGCGGATGTTGGTGCCCTTGGCGGTGTTGAAACTCGTGACGAAGATCAGACCGGCGAGCGCGAAGACGGCAGCCGTCAGCACGCGGACCGGGCTCCAGCGTGGGCTGCGCCCCGGTCCGCCGGAAGAGTCGGCGGAATTGCTCAACGTACCCTGATCCCCTTCGGTGCCGCGGAACCACTACGCTAACTGACGCCCCGGGGGGCCGGTGGGCCTCCCACCCCTCCCGGCGCCAGCCCCCGTTCCCTGCGCGGTCACGCAGCGCATCGACAGGAGAGTCCCTCGTGCCGAAGTCACGTATCCGCAAGAAGGCCGACTTCACGCCGCCGCCGGCGAAGCAGGCGACCAGCATCAAGCTGACCAGCAGCAGCTGGGTGGCGCCGGTGATGCTGGCCCTCTTCCTGATCGGCCTGGTGTGGATCGTCGTCTTCTACGTCACCGACGGCACCCTGCCCATCAAGTCCCTCAGGAACTGGAACATCGTGGTGGGCTTCGGGTTCATCGCGGCCGGGTTCGGCGTCTCGACGCAGTGGAAGTAGCGGTTCGCCCACAGCGGCGTCAACCTCAGCCCTGAACTTATCCACAGAGTTGTCCACACTGCTGGGGACAAAGTTACGACCATCTGTGGATAACTCACATCGGGTTGACGCCGATGTGACTGGGGATACGCCGCCGGATACCTCGCACGCCCCTCGCCCGGACCTGGAAACACCAGGTCAGAGGCGAGGGGCGCGGCTTTTTCCCACCCCGTGCACAAGATCCGGTACACGCTGTGGACAACTCTGGGGAAAGCTTTCCACGGGGCTCACCGGAAGGCCCCGGTTCTCAGACGAGCGCGGCGGACCGGGCCAGCACGATCCCCAGGTCCAGCGCCAGGATCAGGACGCACGACCCGTACTGCACCAGCCGGCGCCGCTCCCTCGGCGCGTGCACCAGGGCGAAGGTCACCAGCGCACCGCCGACCAGACCGCCCACGTGCGCTTCCCAGGAGATCCCCTCCCGGGTGAAGGTCAGCAGCAGCGCCAGGCCCACGAAGAGCGCCACCGGCCGCATGTCGTACCTGCGCCGCCGGGCCAGCACCGCGAACGCGCCGATCAGGCCGAAGACGATGCCGGACGCGCCCAGCGAGGGCTGGTTCGGCGCGGCGACCAGATAGGCCAGCGTGGAGCCGGACAGGCCGGAGATCAGGCAGAGGAAGGCGAAGCGGCGGCGGCCCAGCTCGGGCTCGACCTGCCCGCCGATGATCCACAGGCCCAGCATGTTGAAGACGAAGTGGGGGATCTCCTGGTGCAGCACCGTGGAGGTGAGCAGCCGGTAGTACTCGCCGTCCGCGACACCGACGACCTCGCCGAGCGCCGGGCTGTACGCGTACCCGATCAGTGCCAGCTCGTCGACCAGCCGGTCCCCGGCCACCAGCACGGCGATGAACAGCGCCAGGTTGATCCCGATGAGGATCTTGGTGACGAAGCGGCCGTCGGCCGCGACCCTGCCGCCGGCGATCGTGCGCGGCTGGTTGGCCCCGGCGGCGTGCCCGGTGCCGGAGCCGGTTCGGACACAGTCGGGGCACTGGAAGCCGACGGAGGCGCTGATCATGCACTCGGGGCAGATCGGCTTCTCGCACCGGGTGCAGCGGATGCCGGTCTCCACGTCCGGGTGGCGGTAGCAGCGCGAAAGACCGGACTCCATGGAGGTCCCTCCCGAGGACATGGCTGGTGTGGGGAGCGCAACGCACCGCCCCGCCCATCCATACGGACGGGCGGGGCGAAAAGGTTCCCCCTGCGGGGGAGGAGCCGTACGGCCGGCGCTAGCGCTTCTCGATCACGACGGACTCGATGACCACGTCCTGGGCCGGGCGGTCGTTGCGGCCGGTGGCCGTGGTCGCGATGGAGTCGACGACCTTCTGGCTCGCCGCGTCCTCGACCTCGCCGAAGATGGTGTGGCGGCGGTTCAGGTGCGGGGTCGGCGACACGGTGATGAAGAACTGGGAGCCGTTGGTGCCCGGGCCGGCGTTCGCCATGGCGAGCAGGTACGGCTTGTTGAAGGAGAGCTCCGGGTGGAACTCGTCCGCGAACTCGTACCCGGGGCCGCCCATGCCGTTGCCCAGCGGGTCACCGCCCTGGATCATGAAGCCGCTGATCACCCGGTGGAAGACCGTACCGTCGTACAGCTTGTCGGTGGATCGCTTGCCGGTCGCGGGGTGGGTCCACTCGCGCTCGCCCCGGGCGAGCTCGACGAAGTTCTTGACCGTCTTCGGGGCGTGGTTCGGCAGGAGCTTCACCGTGATGTCGCCGTGGTTGGTCTTCAGGGTGGCGTAAAGCTGCTCGGCCACGATCTGCCTTCCGTAAGTCTTCGCTGACGTCCACCGATCCTGTCATGGAAGCGGTGGGCAGGCAGAAGCACGACCCGGATGCCCGCCCCCGCATGCCGGACCGCGGAACTGCGGGCATGATTTCGCGAAGGGCGGATATGCGAACTCTGTGCCCTGTTCGGGAGCTGCCGTCCGCCGGTACGTCCCGAACCGCAAACGCCACCGAGGAGGAGGATCCCGTGACCCGCATGGACAGCGTGCGCGCCGCGACCGGTTCGGCGAAGGACAGCGTGCAGCACGCCGCGGAAGTGGTGGCGCCTTACGCGAGCTCGGCCAAGGAGCATGCCGCGCTCTATGCGCATGAGGCACGCGTCAAACTCGGACCGAAGGTCTCGAAGGCCGCACAGCAGGCCCGTGTTCAAGCTCGTGTGCAGTACGACGCCCATGTCGCACCGCATGTACCGCCGCGGGTGGACGCGGCCGCGCAGCTCGCGGCGGACCGTACCCGCAAGGCCGCCCGTGCGGCGACCGACTACACCGTGCCGCGTGTCGAACACGCGGTTGCCGCGACCGGTCCCGTCCTGGAGGAGGCCGGGTCGCGTTCCACCGCCGCCTGGGCCGCGCTGCGCGGTCAGGTGACGCCGAAGGAAATCCAGAAGATCGTCAAGAAGCACGAGCGTCGGGCCAGGGCCGGGCGCGCCGCGAAGGGGCTCGCCCTCGTGGTCGTGCTGGCCGGTGTGGCCTTCGCCGCGTGGAAGTGGTGGGACAAGCAGGCCAATCCCGACTGGCTGGTCGAGCCGCCCGCTCCTACCGAGGTCTCGGAGGGTTCCGAGGACTCCGGCCGTTCCCCGTTGTCGTCCGTCGACGGCAGTGGCTCCCTCGATGCCGAGGTGGAGGCCAAGCAGGCCGATGCCGATGCCGATCGTGACGAGCGCCGTTGAGGATCGTGGTCCGGACGCCGGGAGACTTGTCGCTCCCGGCGTCTAGGCCGCTGCGGCCGTCACGGCTCCGGCGAGGGCGCGGTCGGCCGGAGCGGTGCTCTCGGCGCGCTCGGCCGGGGCGGCGGAGTCGGCCGGGACGGTCCGGTCCGTGCGCTCGGTCAGGTCGGCCGGGTCGGCCTCAGGAGTGCCGGCGGCGGGCAGGTGGCGTACGGAGGGCGTGGCGCCGTGCGCCTCGGCGCGGATGCGCTGCTTGATGGTGGGCGGCAGGGACCGGTCCCGTGCCGGTGACCTCCGGTTCGCCTGCGCGGGCACCGTCGCGAGCACACGCGCGGCGGCGGCGTCGGCGGCCGGCTCCTCCGGACGGCTCACGGCGGGCTGCTGGGCGGCCGAGGCGGGGGTCGCCAGACCGAGGGCGCCCAGGAGGGCGACGAGTACGGAGATGAAGGCGGTCCAGAACTGCTTGACCTTGACGGCGGCCATGGCTCCTCGCTTTCGGTAGTACTGCGGGTCGTTCGTCCGGCTCTGCGGGTCGTTCGTCCGGCTCTGTGGTGATGCATTTCGGGTTGCGCGATCTACATACCTTTCTCATGATGTGTACGCCCGGGAGGAATCCCAGGAGCGACGCCGCTCGCGCGCAGTTATTCCGATGAACACCACCCGTGCGGCTCAGTCGACCGTGGTCCCCCGGACCAGGGTGTGGACGATCACAGGGCCTCTCACAAGGGGAATTGCATAATGTCGGTCCCCCACGGACCGTCCCCCGACGAGAGAGTGGCCATGACCATCGAGTGGCGATACACCATCCAGCCGGATCTGGGCGTGCTGTCCCTGGCCGGGTACCTCGGCGCGGACGCCGTGGGCCGCTTCGCGGGCGCGGTGGGCTGGGCGGTGGCCCGCGGCACCGGGCCGGTCATCCTCGACCTGACGAGCCTGCGGGGCTGGTCGGACGGCGGCCGCGCGGCGATATCCGAGGCGGCGGCCCGGCTGACGGCGGAGGGGCGGAGCCTGGAACTGGCCGCGGCCCCCGACGACGACTGCCCGCCGATCCCGGTGCACACCGATCTGCCGGCCGCGCTCGCCGCGCACCGCGGCGGAGGCGCTGAGCAGCGCGAATGGCGCAGCGACGAATGGCCCGGCACGGAATCCTGAGGTAGCGGGCCCTGGCCCCGGAGCTGCTGCCGGTCACCGCGCGACAACGCGGCGCGGCCGCATCCGGGGCCGCCCCCGAGGAGGCGGTCCAGGATGCGGCCGCGCCGCCGGATCACTGAGGGGCGGCGGGGCCCTTCGCCCCGCCCGTCCGGCCCCCCTCAGCTCGCCGCCTGCTTCACCAGCGCGCCGATCCGCGTCTCGTCGGCGGCCGTCAGCCGCGTCAGGGCGAAGGCCGTCGGCCACATGGTGCCGTCGTCCAGACTCGCGATGTCGTTGAAGCCGAAGGTCGCGTACCGCGCGTTGAACTTCTCCGCGCTCTGGAAGAAACAGAGGACCTTGCCGTCCTTGGCGTAGGCAGGCATGCCGTACCAGAGCTTGGGCGCGAGGTGCGGGGCGTTGTCCCTGATCACGGCGTGGATGCGTTCGGCCATGACCCGGTCCGAGTCCTGCATCTCGGCGATCTTCTCGAGCACGGCGGCCTCTTCCGCCGCCGCCTTCTCGGCCCGTGTCGCCCGGGTGCGGGACGCCTTGACCTCCTTGGCGCGCTCCTTCATCGCGGCGCGCTCCTCGGCGGTGAAGGCGGCAGAGGAAGTGCTCTCGGTGGTCCGGCCGGCCTGCGTGGTCTTCTGTGCGTCCGTCATGGTGGTTCCTCCTCGGCTACGAATCTACGAACGATCGGGCGTGGTCGCCTGTCAGCCCCAGGCGCCGGCGATCTGGCGGGTGGCGGCGTTGAGCCGGTTGAACAGGTTGGTGACGCCGGTCATCAGGACGATCGCGGCGAGCTGCTTCTCGTCGAAGTAGGTGGCGGCCGTGTCCCAGACCTCGTCGGTCACCGGGTCGGGACGGTCGGCCAGCCGGGTCGCGGCCTCGGCCAGCGCCAGGGCGGCCCGCTCCTCCTCGGTGAAGTACGGGGCCTCCCGCCAGGCGGCGACCGCGTGCAGCCGCTCGTCGCTCACGCCGGCCTTGCGGGCCGACTTGGCGCCGCCGTCGACGCAGGCGCTGCAGCCGTTGATCTGGCTGACCCGCAGGTGCACCAGCTCGAGCGTCTGGGCGTCCACGCCGCCGGAGTGCACGGCCTTGAAGAGCTGCTGGATGGGCTGCATGGCGTCGGACAGGACAACGGCGGGGTTCTGCATACGGGACTGCATCTCGATTTTCTCCTCTGTCTGTTCGGTGCCCCGTTCCGTCGGGGCGTGACTCCATAACAGCCGCACCGGCGCCCCCGGACCACGGCCGTGGGACACCGTGGGACAGCTGAACAGGCCTTGACCAGTGGCTACTTGG
This sequence is a window from Streptomyces sp. HUAS YS2. Protein-coding genes within it:
- a CDS encoding rhomboid family intramembrane serine protease, whose amino-acid sequence is MESGLSRCYRHPDVETGIRCTRCEKPICPECMISASVGFQCPDCVRTGSGTGHAAGANQPRTIAGGRVAADGRFVTKILIGINLALFIAVLVAGDRLVDELALIGYAYSPALGEVVGVADGEYYRLLTSTVLHQEIPHFVFNMLGLWIIGGQVEPELGRRRFAFLCLISGLSGSTLAYLVAAPNQPSLGASGIVFGLIGAFAVLARRRRYDMRPVALFVGLALLLTFTREGISWEAHVGGLVGGALVTFALVHAPRERRRLVQYGSCVLILALDLGIVLARSAALV
- a CDS encoding DUF1801 domain-containing protein, with protein sequence MTDAQKTTQAGRTTESTSSAAFTAEERAAMKERAKEVKASRTRATRAEKAAAEEAAVLEKIAEMQDSDRVMAERIHAVIRDNAPHLAPKLWYGMPAYAKDGKVLCFFQSAEKFNARYATFGFNDIASLDDGTMWPTAFALTRLTAADETRIGALVKQAAS
- a CDS encoding DUF881 domain-containing protein, with translation MSNSADSSGGPGRSPRWSPVRVLTAAVFALAGLIFVTSFNTAKGTNIRTDASLLRLSDLIEERSHRNGELDESTAAVRDQVDALARRDDGSTTAEDAKLHALEAAAGTTKVTGPGLTVTLDDAPPNAQAAPGYPEPQANDLVIHQQDLQAVVNALWKGGATGVKVMDQRLISTSAVRCVGNTLILQGRVYSPPYKITAVGDRAALDKALNASPALQNYQLYVKAYGLGWKVDEHETVTLPGYSGTVDLHYAKPSR
- a CDS encoding DUF6344 domain-containing protein, producing MAAVKVKQFWTAFISVLVALLGALGLATPASAAQQPAVSRPEEPAADAAAARVLATVPAQANRRSPARDRSLPPTIKQRIRAEAHGATPSVRHLPAAGTPEADPADLTERTDRTVPADSAAPAERAESTAPADRALAGAVTAAAA
- the crgA gene encoding cell division protein CrgA codes for the protein MPKSRIRKKADFTPPPAKQATSIKLTSSSWVAPVMLALFLIGLVWIVVFYVTDGTLPIKSLRNWNIVVGFGFIAAGFGVSTQWK
- a CDS encoding DUF5324 family protein, which gives rise to MTRMDSVRAATGSAKDSVQHAAEVVAPYASSAKEHAALYAHEARVKLGPKVSKAAQQARVQARVQYDAHVAPHVPPRVDAAAQLAADRTRKAARAATDYTVPRVEHAVAATGPVLEEAGSRSTAAWAALRGQVTPKEIQKIVKKHERRARAGRAAKGLALVVVLAGVAFAAWKWWDKQANPDWLVEPPAPTEVSEGSEDSGRSPLSSVDGSGSLDAEVEAKQADADADRDERR
- a CDS encoding class E sortase; amino-acid sequence: MSVRLIVRTFSELCITAGTVIVLFVCYLMFWTGVKAEAAMDGQIRLLQDEWVGREAVLPPVPTAGSPRAPATPPPPAYRDGKGLAVMYVPRFGADWDWPVLEGTKAGTLKKGLGHYTGSARLGDTGNFAVAGHRRTYGDPFKDVPKLRTGDAVVLTDGTTWFTYRITKKPYRTVPTDTGVIDPVPRKSGFDGPGRYLTLTTCEPEWGSSHRLIVWAHLDATQPVTKGRPAALNS
- a CDS encoding peptidylprolyl isomerase; this translates as MAEQLYATLKTNHGDITVKLLPNHAPKTVKNFVELARGEREWTHPATGKRSTDKLYDGTVFHRVISGFMIQGGDPLGNGMGGPGYEFADEFHPELSFNKPYLLAMANAGPGTNGSQFFITVSPTPHLNRRHTIFGEVEDAASQKVVDSIATTATGRNDRPAQDVVIESVVIEKR
- a CDS encoding carboxymuconolactone decarboxylase family protein; the encoded protein is MQSRMQNPAVVLSDAMQPIQQLFKAVHSGGVDAQTLELVHLRVSQINGCSACVDGGAKSARKAGVSDERLHAVAAWREAPYFTEEERAALALAEAATRLADRPDPVTDEVWDTAATYFDEKQLAAIVLMTGVTNLFNRLNAATRQIAGAWG
- a CDS encoding anti-sigma factor antagonist → MTIEWRYTIQPDLGVLSLAGYLGADAVGRFAGAVGWAVARGTGPVILDLTSLRGWSDGGRAAISEAAARLTAEGRSLELAAAPDDDCPPIPVHTDLPAALAAHRGGGAEQREWRSDEWPGTES